The Cucumis melo cultivar AY chromosome 9, USDA_Cmelo_AY_1.0, whole genome shotgun sequence genome includes the window atgtcTAAGAAAGCTACAAAGTTTACCTATACACTAAAACTATTAATTTCATCATATTTTCAGAAcgttaaaaaattgttttagattCACTGACTTTTCAGTTAAATCAGAAGGAATCattaatcatatttaataacAACCCAACAAACTTGACAACTAGCCTTTACTTGGTAACAACTATCAATACAAATTACAAAGCTTGTAGATCTGAACATTTGACATCTAGGAGATCTCATATGATATGTTCAAACAATACCCTTTTGCACCTAATGAACATTAAGACATTTTTCTTGTCCAGAAATGAAGTCTTGCAATTAATTCCTTTGTTCATATTGGTTTTACTGTCTATGATAGGTTGGGATGCTAACAAGCGCATGAGTAATCATGATATCAACAAACGATATGCATACAACATTAACAAGTATGAGTATCTCCTTGATTTTGACCAATGATGTGCAAACAACATATATGATTATGCATGAACTCTAAGAAAACTAGCATTTCTCCCCATAAAAACATGGTGAGGACTttgaaattaaacaaaaacaaacatatCTTGACTCCTAACTCTACTCCCACATATTCCCCAATATACTAACTGAAAGCATTGATATATGTTCTATTTCTTGTCAATAAGAGTTGGGGTTACCAGTATAGTTGTATCGAGCTCGAATGTTGTGATGGTTATATCTCGGATCTCCATAATCAACAGCTTTTATGACCATAGCTTCACGACGTCCATCTTGCTCTTGAACTGCACCGAACACAATTTCATTTGTTTCGCAACTCTTCTCGTAGTAGGTCGTTGGACCTGCTGAGTATTGTCGATGGTGATATTGCTGCTGCTGTTGATGGTGGTGATGTTGTATATGCTGCTGTTGATGATGATGCTGTATTTGctgttgttgttgctgttgaTGGAATTCACCATCCCACCCACTAAAGTAGCTCCTGTTCGGCTTGAACTGGTGAGATCGATCGAGATCTTGCGTCATAAATGGATAGGTTTTCTTTATTGTGGGAGTTTTTGTTTCGATGGATGGTGGCTCGTCTTCATCTGGAATCACAAAACTTTCTTGCAAGGGCCAAGCATTTGGATGTCTATTAACTGGTTGAAACTGCTGATGAATCTGGTGATTAAGAGGCTTCCTCCGAAATCCAGATAGCAATCCCCCAAAGATATCAGCCATAGATGAGCCACTGTTGACAAAAAGCCTCCCGAGAGAACCAAAGAAGCCTTCCTCCAGTTTCTCTGGTTCATCTTCACTTGGAATCAAGGAGGGCCTCACTGACTTCAGAGGAGGTCTTTGGTATGGGGCAACTGGTGTTGCTTTCATCATTTGCTGACTTCTTACATCCTGATCCTAAccacacaaaaaagaaaaagaagaataagtTTCAATATGACATGAGGCTTTAAGAGTCCATTTCTTTTTCAGCCAACTGAAGATCCCCAAATAAGATCTTCATTTTGTTAACACAGTCTGATAGTTCATTATCATCACAAATGACTTTtctttaatacaaaaaatataaacGCACAATTCTCCTAGAATACAAGAGATGGCAAAGACACATGAAAAGGCAGTAATTGTAAGATCATGGAAACCAGAGTCCAATCAAAGCCTACACACATCCCCTTGGTAGAACCGAGACGTTCATAACAATGTAGGTATATTTGAGACAACATAATCATTTGTTTGGAAAAAGAACATTTTGGGAAAGAGCTACCTTCTGTGAGGAAAACATAGCTTGCACCCTACGTTGGAGCAAAGCAAGAAGGTAACCAAAAAGACCAGCAGCAACCAGCAATACTACCCCTGCAGAGAGATTGTACATTTCATGTCACCAATAAGAATAAATAGcagaaatgaaaatgaaaatggtaGGGATGTAGGCTTTTCATTCTACCCAAGTTGAGACTATCGGCATATTGCGTATTGCAGTCATTATAGTTGAGTTCAATCTCTCGAATTGCCTTGTTTCCTCTGTCTATAACCAAAAGAGAGCAGCTACTTCCCACATAAACGACATCGAAATCATTTGAGAACTTTGCATCTTCACTTGGACCATCAATATGACCACTCCCTTGGTTCCATCTTCCACCAGCAATCGTTGTAACCCCTGTAGTTAATAAAGATTAGCTCGCACATACGAGAGTTTTTACCCTTAGATAATCAACACGGCCACCATTTGCTTACAGTCTTGGACTTCATAAGCATTATGATTTAAGAAACATTTGTAATCGAGATGTGCAGAATTTAGAGCAGAAAATATGAGTAAATGAAGACAAGTAGCTACCAATTTGGATCCTGCCACAAAAGTCGAACTGAAATATGAATTTTGGGTGCTTGGAAAGGGAATTTCTGAAATATTTGTCAATTTACCTGTGTCACTAATCTTTCTGATAGCCATATTCATTGTATCTGCAATGTATATATTTCCCCTTTCATCTAAAGTAAGACCTTTCGGATGGTTCATTCTCGCTTCTCTTGGATGACCATCGACATGTCCAGAGTATCCCTCTGCTGATCCCGAAACCAGCTTAGGCCTGCTAACTACAAATATCCAAGACATAAGATAACAGCAACTTCACTAGAAAGCCCATGCAAAGCATACACAGACACtttcataaaacaaaaaatttcattCAGATAGTGAATATTGAATGCCACATCTCTTGGCTAATGGCTTTACAGAAGTATGTATGCTTTCTTCAGTGATTTCAGGAACAAGTAAATGGTTTATTAATGCATAAAAGATTAAGGAAGAAGCACATTTTaaccaaacaaaaattgaaatgaGTGTTCCTAAGGAAGCTCAAAAGCATCTCATTTAGGTACACAAACTTTAACAACAGAAGTACATAATAAACTCATTGGATTTGGTACAGAAATACAGCAATGAAAGTAATAAACGTCCAAAACTGCTAGTTCCAACTTAAAAGTGGCAAGAGAGAGAACTAACAAAAGTATATTATACACCAAAAAGTGGAACCTtcttcaaaacaaaaataaaatgcCCTGCAAGTAAAGTTAATCGAGAGCTCAAGAAAGAGTGGAAAATTAACACTCCTGCAGAAACTTAACAATGAAACCAAACTTCAAATTCAAACTTGCAATCAGGAATAGCAAGAACAAGATACTAAAGAGCTCAATCTTTATCATGTGGCAAAGAAAAATGCATGAAAATGTAATGTTAAGCCATAAAGCTGCTTACATCGAGACAACGGCATTGAGATCTTATGGATATTACTGTTTTCAGCATCTAAGATCAGAAGCTCCCCACTAGGCGACACCTCAACAGAATATGGATCGATTCCCAGCTTACTACCATCAAACACCGTCTCAACCGTATATCCACTCTCAAATTTCATCATCGAACGGCTAGAAACAGCTGAGAAAAATGAACAGAAAACCCAGTTAAGAAATTATACACAACACAACTTCATTTCCCTGAGCAAAAATGGAAGAATGCAAAGCAGCTAAAGAAGATCCATTACCAGTTTTGGCGCTGGATTTCATCGACCACAACTTCTTCACAAGAGAAGAAACCACATTCGAAAGAACCCCTCGTACAATTTCTGCTCGAAAGAGTGGAAATGGCGTATTAAAATGAGGGAAAATCGCAAAAATAATAAGATTAAGAACATGGGTCCTTCTCATTTTGATTCCTTTTCTTCATAATCATCA containing:
- the LOC103498062 gene encoding uncharacterized protein LOC103498062 — its product is MARIWVAFALVFLLLFGGVSSVSATPPAKIVRGVLSNVVSSLVKKLWSMKSSAKTAVSSRSMMKFESGYTVETVFDGSKLGIDPYSVEVSPSGELLILDAENSNIHKISMPLSRFSRPKLVSGSAEGYSGHVDGHPREARMNHPKGLTLDERGNIYIADTMNMAIRKISDTGVTTIAGGRWNQGSGHIDGPSEDAKFSNDFDVVYVGSSCSLLVIDRGNKAIREIELNYNDCNTQYADSLNLGVVLLVAAGLFGYLLALLQRRVQAMFSSQKDQDVRSQQMMKATPVAPYQRPPLKSVRPSLIPSEDEPEKLEEGFFGSLGRLFVNSGSSMADIFGGLLSGFRRKPLNHQIHQQFQPVNRHPNAWPLQESFVIPDEDEPPSIETKTPTIKKTYPFMTQDLDRSHQFKPNRSYFSGWDGEFHQQQQQQQIQHHHQQQHIQHHHHQQQQQYHHRQYSAGPTTYYEKSCETNEIVFGAVQEQDGRREAMVIKAVDYGDPRYNHHNIRARYNYTGNPNSY